A window of Neisseria canis contains these coding sequences:
- a CDS encoding S24 family peptidase → MNSFKERLIFLWKEEARQAKIAKDIGMTIAGFSRIWNEEGLPKAEALKKIKELKGCSIDWLLTGEGEPFPSASSGSDVAALDTLGNKVNVDEFVFVPRYDVEAAAGHGRFVENETPSFTMAFRRYWLENYITRDVKQLSVISVKGDSMEGVLNDGDTILVNHSYTTPRDGLYVLRINENLLVKRLQLMPGNIVRVISANEAYPTFEIHLQNMVDDVAIVGRVEWFGRTV, encoded by the coding sequence ATGAATAGCTTTAAAGAACGTTTGATCTTTTTGTGGAAAGAAGAAGCCAGGCAGGCAAAAATTGCTAAAGATATTGGCATGACTATTGCCGGCTTCAGCCGAATTTGGAATGAAGAAGGCTTACCAAAAGCAGAAGCTTTAAAGAAAATTAAAGAGTTGAAGGGATGCAGCATTGACTGGTTGCTTACAGGAGAAGGAGAGCCGTTTCCCTCTGCATCATCAGGCTCCGACGTAGCTGCGCTGGATACTTTGGGGAATAAGGTAAATGTAGATGAGTTTGTGTTTGTGCCCCGTTATGATGTGGAAGCTGCGGCGGGGCATGGCCGTTTTGTTGAGAATGAAACACCGAGTTTTACAATGGCTTTCCGCCGTTATTGGTTGGAAAACTATATTACTAGGGATGTAAAGCAGCTTTCCGTAATATCGGTTAAAGGCGATTCCATGGAGGGGGTGTTAAATGACGGAGACACTATTTTGGTAAATCACAGTTACACAACACCGCGCGACGGCCTTTATGTTTTGCGCATCAATGAAAATTTACTGGTGAAACGTCTTCAATTAATGCCCGGAAATATTGTGCGTGTGATTTCCGCTAACGAAGCATATCCTACCTTTGAAATCCATTTGCAAAATATGGTTGACGATGTTGCCATTGTTGGTAGAGTGGAATGGTTTGGTCGTACAGTTTAA
- the erpA gene encoding iron-sulfur cluster insertion protein ErpA, giving the protein MSEETPIIFTESCCAKVADLIAEENNPDLKLRVFVNGGGCSGFQYGFTFDEIMNDDDFKVEKDGLTFLIDPMSYQYLVGAEIDYTESLQGSQFVIRNPNATTTCGCGSSFSV; this is encoded by the coding sequence ATGTCTGAGGAAACACCGATCATTTTTACTGAGAGTTGCTGTGCTAAAGTTGCAGACTTGATAGCCGAAGAAAATAACCCCGATTTAAAATTGCGGGTTTTTGTTAATGGCGGCGGGTGCTCAGGATTCCAATATGGTTTCACATTTGATGAAATCATGAACGATGATGATTTTAAAGTTGAAAAAGACGGACTTACTTTTCTGATAGATCCGATGAGCTATCAATATTTAGTAGGTGCTGAAATTGATTATACTGAAAGTTTGCAAGGTTCACAGTTTGTTATTCGTAATCCAAATGCAACTACAACCTGTGGTTGCGGATCTTCATTTTCGGTATGA